DNA from Lusitaniella coriacea LEGE 07157:
ATCCCAGGCAAGCTGATAACTCGGCGAAAGCATCACGAATCATCAAAAAATTGAGCGGCAACTTTTGGGTCATAGCAATTCGCAATCACAAATTTCTCTGCTACTTCCCGTATTTCTTCGTTCGTTACCTCCCACTTGTCCCAAGGAAGCTTCATTTGTCCGGGTGCGCGCCTTTTCCTTTCCGAAGCCTTCAAAACTTTGGGCAACAGCTTACTTCCCCAATGACAGCGTTTTTCGGGTTTGGGTTTCGGCTTGTATTTCTTGCAAAACTTGCGATATTTCTCCGCACACTCATCCAAAGATTTCCCCAAGGCGAGAAACGCCGGATGCCATTGCGTCAAGCCATCGTCACTCAGTCGGTCGTGGGTGCCGTAATTGCTAAAGTCATAGAAAAAGCCTTGCTGCATTCCTGCTGCTTTGGGGTTGGCGTGGATGTAGCGCAAGGTATTTAACGCTCGTTGATAGGCAGTCTTCTCAAAACCACTGCTGTGGTATCGCTTCTCCCAAAAATGCCCTGAGCGATTGAGCATTCGGTTAAAACACATTGCCGTGTACCAGTTTAGCCAGTGCATAATTCTCGGCAAGTCTTCGGGATCTGCGGGTTCGAGCAAATAGTGGATATGATTGCTCATGATGCAGAGCGCATAAAGTTTGAAGCGAAACTTTTCGATGGCTCGTTTGAGAGCGTAGAGGAAAACTTCGCGGCATTCATGGCGAAGGAGTTTGAATTCTCGGTTGTTGCAGCGAACAGTGATGTGGTAGCAATAGCCTGGTTTGAGTTCTCTGGGTTGGCGAGACATTTGTTAACACGTTCTTTAAACAAGATGTCATTTAACTCATTCTTAATAAGCATCAACTGCTACTCATTGTTGCCAGTACAGAGGAGGAGGAAATCGTGCAATGGATAAACTAAAAAACTATCCCAAAATCATTAAAAATATCTTGACGGAATATTTTATTGTGTTGCTGGCAGATTGAACTAAAACTGAAACAAAGAGATATATAGCGTTTTCGTTTGGGATGTGGAACTGGACGTGACGGCAAAAGGCAGTAGGCAGTAGGCAGTAGGCAGTAGGCAGAAGTAGAAAGAGATACAGGTGTTATTTGGGGATATAAGAAATCTGTGTTGGGTTTCACGCTTCATTTGAAAACGCTATAGCCTCTATGGATAGCTCTATCCCAATGGCATTCGTCCCATGAGCTGTTTTACCCTCGCTTCTTCCATAGCAGAGATATTGAAACGTCTAAATCTTAAGGTACGCGATCGCGCGGGCATTTTGTACATTATGCTAACTTGAAAATAAGCCCTCCATTTGTTTAAATTCATGATTGCTATAAAAATAACAGAAGTAGCCGATAAACTGCCCGAACTCATCGCACAGATTGCAGGTAAAAGCGAGCCAATTGTCCTCATGTCTGAAGGCAAAGCTCAAGCTGTGTTGTTGGGAGTAGAAATCTTTGAAAAATTGCTTGGAATTCATGAATATGCTAATCGTCCATTGGTGCCGTTGGATATCTTGCAGCAACAATTTAAGCAGGCTTTAGTTGAAGAGGGATATGATACGCACCAGAAGATCGTAGAGTTAGTTAAGGACGTTAAACGAGAAATAGCAGATGAGCGAAAAGATCAATCGATCGTAGATAATACTTTGTGATGTGATGGCAATTAGACCGAGTTGCGTGTTTCTAGATACAAATGTTTATATTATTGGAACAATTGATTTAGGAAGCTATGAGCGCCAAATTTTAAAGTGGCTGGGCTTTGAGGAAGCAAAAAATAACGAAGTTGAAGTTGTTGTCTCTGAAGAGTTATTCGAGCAAATTCTTCGAGTTAGCAAGCGTCTTAAAAATAAAGATTGGGGTGGCGAAATTTTGGGACGGATTTGGCGAAACTTCAATGTTTGTTGTGTTATTCTTGATGCTAATGAATACGCACAGGTAGAAAGTCAGGGGATTATTCCCCGTGAAGATGTGGGGATATATTTAACAGCAAAAGGAGGTCAAGCACAATGTTTTGTTTCTTCAAACCATCAGTTAATCCGTAGTTTGATACAAAAAACGGGAGAGTTTGAGTGCTTGACTCCAGAAGAGTTTGTTAATAAATATTTGTAAACATACGGCTTTGAGATTTCACGAACCAAAGATGCGTTAGTACACGGATTTTGCAATTGCTTAATCTCAAAGCTTCTAAATCTTAAGGTACGCGATCGCGGCGATATTAAGACATCTATAGCGTTTCCGTTTGGGACGTGGAACTGGACGGGATTGCAAAAGGGAATAGGGAATAGGGAACAGGGAATAGTAGAAAGAGATACAGGTGTTATTTAGGGGATATAAAAAATGGGTGTGGGGTTTCACGCTTCGTTTGGAAACGCTATATCCTCAACTAGCGATCGCGACGACGGGAATTGCGCGTCATTCCTTGTTTGCTCCTCGCTTCTTCAGTGAGGCGTACTGCGTGTTCGTCTGGGACAATATTGGAACCGTACCGACGGGCATAAACTTGGGTGAATTCTGCGCCAAAAAAGAGAATTTGGGCTGAATAGTAAACCCAGGCTAAGAGGACGACTAAAGACCCGGCTGCACCATAGGTTGAGCCGAAACTCC
Protein-coding regions in this window:
- a CDS encoding type II toxin-antitoxin system Phd/YefM family antitoxin: MIAIKITEVADKLPELIAQIAGKSEPIVLMSEGKAQAVLLGVEIFEKLLGIHEYANRPLVPLDILQQQFKQALVEEGYDTHQKIVELVKDVKREIADERKDQSIVDNTL
- a CDS encoding transposase, whose translation is MSRQPRELKPGYCYHITVRCNNREFKLLRHECREVFLYALKRAIEKFRFKLYALCIMSNHIHYLLEPADPEDLPRIMHWLNWYTAMCFNRMLNRSGHFWEKRYHSSGFEKTAYQRALNTLRYIHANPKAAGMQQGFFYDFSNYGTHDRLSDDGLTQWHPAFLALGKSLDECAEKYRKFCKKYKPKPKPEKRCHWGSKLLPKVLKASERKRRAPGQMKLPWDKWEVTNEEIREVAEKFVIANCYDPKVAAQFFDDS
- a CDS encoding PIN domain-containing protein — its product is MAIRPSCVFLDTNVYIIGTIDLGSYERQILKWLGFEEAKNNEVEVVVSEELFEQILRVSKRLKNKDWGGEILGRIWRNFNVCCVILDANEYAQVESQGIIPREDVGIYLTAKGGQAQCFVSSNHQLIRSLIQKTGEFECLTPEEFVNKYL